Proteins from a single region of Corynebacterium casei LMG S-19264:
- a CDS encoding MFS transporter → MTMLGLLFVFAMNVIIPLFLQAARGTAPLAASLTLAPDILLTVVLGPIAGRWFDRFGGRVSIPLGFIAMAVFVGPVGLAAGQTSLVIFGALYVPAVLATAFVIGPAQTFALSSLDQESRPHGVTVVSTSFQIAGGVGTSLAAGIYGMVSQAQMTSGNNEVDSLITGFRAAVALVIVTSLIGAYLAIRAYSARKPQAAQPEAPQVESTGTVAGLMKTDVYRIKSESTVLEALYKFTSLGISGAPIVDQDNRLVGFISDGDILRYLSAAHPSSANIYSFAIGADKDLEQAMQELGQLNVMRLATKDVISLPHTATVADAVAALSDANLKKAPVTNDQGHMVGIVSRSAINRLAISSYLEAKHEEKLTV, encoded by the coding sequence ATGACCATGCTCGGTCTGCTGTTTGTCTTCGCAATGAACGTCATCATCCCACTCTTCCTGCAGGCAGCACGCGGCACCGCACCATTGGCAGCATCCCTGACCCTGGCACCAGATATCTTGTTGACTGTTGTTCTTGGCCCAATCGCCGGCCGCTGGTTCGACCGCTTCGGAGGCCGTGTCTCCATCCCTCTGGGCTTCATCGCCATGGCAGTATTCGTTGGACCCGTTGGTCTTGCGGCTGGTCAGACCTCACTGGTTATCTTCGGTGCGCTTTATGTTCCAGCAGTTCTGGCGACCGCTTTCGTTATCGGCCCTGCACAGACCTTCGCGCTGTCTAGCCTGGACCAGGAATCCAGGCCACACGGTGTCACGGTTGTTTCCACCAGCTTCCAGATCGCTGGCGGCGTCGGCACCTCGCTGGCAGCAGGCATCTACGGCATGGTCAGCCAGGCACAGATGACCTCCGGCAACAATGAAGTTGATTCCCTCATCACCGGCTTCCGCGCTGCGGTCGCATTGGTCATTGTTACCTCCCTTATCGGTGCCTACCTTGCTATTCGTGCGTACTCTGCGCGTAAGCCTCAGGCCGCACAGCCAGAGGCACCACAGGTTGAATCCACCGGCACCGTTGCAGGTTTGATGAAGACCGATGTCTACCGCATCAAGTCTGAGAGCACCGTGCTGGAGGCACTGTACAAGTTCACTTCCTTGGGCATTTCCGGCGCGCCTATTGTGGACCAAGACAACCGCCTGGTTGGTTTCATCTCAGATGGCGATATTCTGCGCTACCTGTCCGCCGCGCACCCAAGCTCCGCCAACATCTACTCCTTCGCCATCGGCGCGGACAAGGATTTGGAGCAGGCAATGCAGGAGCTTGGACAGCTCAACGTCATGCGTCTTGCCACCAAGGACGTTATTTCCCTGCCTCACACCGCAACAGTTGCGGATGCAGTCGCAGCGCTTTCCGATGCCAACCTGAAGAAAGCCCCAGTCACCAACGACCAGGGCCACATGGTTGGAATCGTGAGCCGCTCCGCTATCAACCGCTTGGCAATCTCTAGCTACCTAGAGGCTAAGCACGAAGAGAAGCTGACTGTTTAA
- a CDS encoding MFS transporter — protein MNDFGVDVNTVQWLTTGYLLVAAVFVPVANVLYRRFPTKSLFITVTAIMVVGSVIGALAPNFATLLIGRLLQAIGTGLLTPIGMNITLAVSPREKLGMNMGIMAAMTTLGPSLAIVLSGAMLTIAPWRTLMWVFAVLVVLVLIAGAIILYTVVELGRPVLDVASFLLIAVALIGILYGVSAVFGGNILVSGGAIIVGLLFLWAFIMRQNRIENPLIDLRPFSLQRLTAASP, from the coding sequence ATGAATGATTTCGGCGTCGACGTTAACACCGTGCAGTGGCTGACCACTGGCTACCTTTTGGTTGCTGCTGTATTCGTTCCGGTAGCCAACGTGCTGTACCGCCGGTTCCCAACCAAGTCACTGTTTATCACCGTTACCGCCATCATGGTTGTGGGCTCTGTTATCGGTGCTCTTGCACCAAACTTTGCTACCTTGCTCATCGGCCGTTTGCTGCAGGCAATCGGAACCGGTCTGCTGACCCCAATTGGCATGAACATCACCCTGGCTGTTTCACCACGTGAAAAGCTCGGCATGAACATGGGCATCATGGCTGCTATGACCACGCTCGGCCCATCACTGGCCATCGTGCTGTCTGGTGCAATGCTTACCATCGCGCCATGGCGCACCCTGATGTGGGTATTCGCCGTGCTGGTAGTCCTCGTGCTGATTGCTGGTGCAATCATTCTCTACACCGTAGTGGAACTCGGCCGCCCAGTCCTGGACGTTGCTTCCTTCCTGCTCATCGCAGTCGCACTGATCGGCATTCTCTATGGCGTATCCGCTGTATTCGGCGGCAACATCCTGGTCTCCGGTGGTGCCATCATCGTTGGTCTGCTCTTCCTGTGGGCATTCATTATGCGCCAAAACCGCATTGAAAACCCACTGATCGATCTTCGCCCATTCAGTCTGCAGCGTTTAACCGCGGCGTCGCCATGA
- a CDS encoding arsenic resistance protein, with protein sequence MIAWLEKHQIWLYLAALACGAVVGLGMPAAAPALEVAINPVLGLLLYAAFLAVPLNRIGQGLRDLRFLGVLFALNFVLVPLVVWGLTRFIAADHVLLVGVLFVLLAPCIDYVIVFSHLAGGASERLLSATPLLMLGQMVALPLYLWLFVGTEFVRSVDFAPFVEAFVLLIVLPLLAAGLTQFAAARTAWGRKLEAIVSAAMVPLMIATLAIVVASQISGVSHQISKLVGLIPLYVAFAASMAVIGAVVSRAAGLDVPAQRAMIFSGVTRNSLVILPLVLALPAQFALAPLVVVTQTLVELLIMVVMIWALPRVIKQSASLRA encoded by the coding sequence ATGATTGCGTGGCTGGAAAAGCACCAGATTTGGCTGTACTTGGCCGCATTGGCGTGTGGCGCGGTAGTGGGACTGGGAATGCCCGCGGCTGCACCGGCGCTTGAAGTGGCCATTAACCCGGTCTTGGGGCTGCTGCTTTATGCCGCGTTCTTGGCGGTGCCTTTAAACAGAATCGGCCAGGGCCTTAGAGACTTGAGGTTTCTGGGTGTACTTTTCGCACTGAATTTCGTCTTGGTTCCGCTGGTGGTGTGGGGATTGACTCGCTTTATCGCGGCGGACCACGTCCTACTCGTCGGCGTGCTCTTTGTGCTTCTGGCGCCGTGCATTGACTATGTCATTGTCTTTTCGCATCTTGCCGGCGGTGCCAGTGAGCGGTTGCTCTCGGCGACTCCCCTGCTCATGCTTGGGCAAATGGTAGCCTTGCCGCTGTATCTATGGCTGTTTGTCGGAACGGAGTTTGTACGCTCAGTCGATTTCGCGCCCTTTGTAGAAGCTTTTGTTCTTCTTATTGTTCTTCCGCTTCTTGCTGCGGGGCTCACACAATTCGCGGCCGCACGGACAGCGTGGGGAAGAAAGCTTGAGGCGATTGTCTCCGCTGCGATGGTGCCGTTGATGATAGCCACGTTAGCCATCGTCGTGGCATCGCAGATTTCAGGAGTCTCGCACCAAATTTCCAAGCTCGTAGGCTTGATTCCGCTCTATGTGGCTTTTGCGGCCAGCATGGCGGTTATTGGTGCGGTGGTATCACGCGCAGCGGGGCTGGATGTTCCAGCACAGCGCGCGATGATTTTTAGCGGAGTAACCAGAAATTCGCTGGTCATTTTGCCGCTGGTTTTGGCGTTGCCAGCGCAGTTCGCGCTAGCGCCGCTAGTGGTTGTGACGCAAACCTTGGTAGAGCTCCTCATCATGGTGGTCATGATCTGGGCGCTACCCCGGGTTATTAAACAGTCAGCTTCTCTTCGTGCTTAG